GGAACATGTTCACTTGAAGGCTAATAATTTCACTTGGACGCAATGAGTCGCCAAATATGACTAACGCAGCGTTGCACCACGTCGAGAGAGATTGGTAAgggcacggccgggctcgactggcgcgcgcgctcgcttcttacggccttctcacccgtcggggaaacaatgggatagtttctcagcacgtttagccacccgtcggcggtaggggcgctgcaaCCTTTCCttccctgctccgcgtacatgcgcttgcctacgcgctcgcacgatcgttttcccgcgcattttattcggtgctctgtcagtgttgttcagtatgcagtaatttgagggctcctgaagacggtcgtacagcctttagtacgcgctgccacagccaagacttggcacCGTTCATTGCatatcggtatataactgctgtgtgattgTGTATGGCTGTCTTCCgcattgcaagtcccgttccgggaagcgcgtttctatttgcgcccaagcccagtgctcgaccgctggcgccggcacgcgccgctcgcacgtaccatgtttctaggtggtttctgtgcgctcaaacgcaatcatatggttcgcatgaatgcaagctttgaagcctggctgtatggcctagtggttacgacgcccGCCTTCgctagaaatttttttttcttggtatcacgcttttcttttttttttttttcctctctgtttgccagcgcggtctgTTGCaccccggtgccgggcgccgacgcgaagcggcggtcgttggggtgttgcagagcgcagcgtagcaacaccccaaataaaaaaatactgctccagtcaggtagactgctccctccctgatagtgaggttATATTTGGACCAttaaaacagtgatgcgtttatttaggaatagcatcgagcccttaacggcagccacagttgtgcctagtcaccaccagcacTGCGTGTTCTcagttccaacggcggcggcaaGCACGGCCGCCTgaatcggcgccgcgcgcgccGAACCAGGCGGCCGTGCGGCTAGAaacgtggtacgcgcgagcggcgcatggcggcgccagcagtcgagcactgcatgggcttgggcgcaaataaaTACGCTTCCGGGAAAACACTcgggtgtttcttttcaccagttcccaagcaatgagatTGTAGCCCGAGTTTAGCGCTTTTGGACAAaatatttggacaagatagcatcaacttatcagatggacataacaaagatcctAGCCTTCTTCTCCGGATACGCTACTCAGCAAATACACAATTTCACtataagggcccattcacacttgcgactaggcgaggtcgcgcgaccaagttagtcgcaatgCGACCAGTGGCAAGTAGCCGCAAATGGTCTCTTTTCTCggaatgcgaccgtttcgggccagtcgctcactgctcgatttttcagtagcgcgaccgcagtcgcagaacagctgaaccaatcagatgcgaagaaACAGGACGTCCGTAAATGCtcacgcttattttacgcggcgataacatttcaagcagacgtgaacggcatatcgtgagacatttctgCTTAGCGACtggtcggtcgcatttgtcactGTGAACATCGTTAGTCTtaagtagctttctggtcgccagtcgcaatcggtcgcgcgacctcgcctagtcgcaagtgttgAATGGGCCCTAACTCCTTTTTCCACAcacagcaactcttttaagtattctttttttccccgcacaatagtggactggaaccagctaaaaaatgacatcgtctctgcgccaacattagcTTCCTTTTTATCATGTTTatagtgacattattttgtttgtgccatgtttgcagtgacagtgttttacttctatAGTATAACGTTGcctgtgcccaacctgtacgctttgtatttattcaaataacagttctctttattaacctgtgcattttctgcaATGTATtggttatgcttgtaccaccctgctaaaatcaccgcatgatgattgcagtatttataaaataaaaatgaataaataataccgttttttttttcgataaagcctccgaacacctgccacgcaggagtgtactagaagtactcaaaagagcagtccagccttatttacaacgcgctcccatcttgggctgccttgaaggtgttgacgacagtcatgcgatacgatccgcaaatctaattgccgagaagtttctgagaatactccttggtATATCAATCAAACcaactgacgaaaacgacaagcctgcggcctatgtacacaagccgccatggaaacactttagattgtaattgtgaataagacacatttgtgagctactgtgtccgcaaaGTTTTCGcatgaaagtatggcaaccattgtaagtgcatacgagcaataaatatttattttcattcctcaaaatgcatttgattgcggctgttctcccggcgcatgcatccccagtgaatttaaagaagctcgatatATTAATAGTTAACTGCGTCcgtttataagaagcctagatgaaccatttacgcgtcctctacaattaggcgacttgttcttgaatgcacggtgaggtaagaagcgcgctcgacccaatcttccagtgttgcgcgcgctgcacagatcggctgggagccgCTGAGCAGGGTGGGTCGCAGCGCCCACCttcaagcagcggcgataggcatgaactagccccgatgcgaaggccgtaagaagcgagcgcgcgcaaCAGTCGAGCCCGGTCCAAGCATGCTCTTTACGAGAGTTAAGCAGTGTTGGAGCGGCGAATTGAAACGTTTGTCAGTTCCGGGATTGGAAGTTCGATAAAGGAAGAGTTGGCTGTTGGAAGCTTCGAGCACATCGGCCCAATGTTCTGCCATTAGGCCATGATCGCACGCATACTATTTTCGTTCCAAAGCAGACTAGTGCTTTGGGATGTTTGGCGAGTGCGTCACGTGTCAGTTTCTCGTGCTCTTTCCTCTGACAGCTCGCACTTGGTGCCTGTGTCAACCGCCAGCGAACCCTGACCCAGGACCTTGGACATGTCGTCGCCGCCCCCGTCTTCGCCACCTGCCACCTCACGCCCTTGATGTCTCCACCAGCCAGATCCAGCACAAACCACGCCACATCTGCCTGTCCAATGCCCGTGAGCCTACATATGGTGAGAGTGCAGACGGAGTGAATACTGAGGTTGCTCATGTATGATGGTGCCCTCCGTAAAGGCTACAGGCCCACAAAGCCCACAATGTACGAGCGGTGAGAACTGCTCCAGCAGCCGCAAAGATAGCTGCAATGGCTGCACGTGTTCAGGCAGGGAATTAAAGCAAGAAGCTTTGTAAATAGGAGCAGGCGGTATGAAAGGCAACAGCAAAAACTCCAGGTTTCCGAAATGCTTGAAAGCAAATGCAGTCTTGTGAGCTTGCGTAATGCCAGCGCAGGAACATACTTGCAGCTGTAAAAGTATAGCGTGGGACAAGCCCGCAAGAACAGTGTCAGAGTATTGGTCACAGCTCTGGATGTGCTGCAAGCGATAGCTGCCCAGCATTAATTGGTGTACTAATTTGTGTACAAGTGACGGCCGCGGCAAAGCAGAACCTTACGTACTGCAGAAGGATATTCTTGGACTTGAAGCGGGGTAGTGAGGTCGGTAGAAGATAAATGTCATAGCAAAGAGAATGAGTGCATGGAGCGAACGCGCGTGTGCAAACCAAAAGGTGGTAATGGCTTTGTGAACTTATCTCGTGAAATCATTAGCGTTGTAGAAACCAGGCACGTTACCCGACCTCCAACTTGTGCAACCTCGTTTGAGAAAATGGACGAGGTATAAGATAAGCGCGAGGAGCAGAAGGTTCACAAGCAGAATGGCACCGCACTAACTGTAAAAAGAGGAACCAGAGGCTATGTAAGAGTgttttgctgtttttatgtttAGGTAGGGGTTCTCATTTGAGCGCGTTTGAGTGCACGTGTATGTTCTCATTGTAGCGTGGTGTAATGTCAGTATTTTCTTTCCCTTCCACTTGGTCGTTGAAGTGCTGAAATGACAAGAGACGCGagtgaagaaagaaaagatgacgACGATATACACATCTACCACAACCCCACATCTGCCACGACGATGCCACATCTGCCCATCCGGCCCTAGTTTATCTATCTTGAAAGCACGAAATCGTAACCATTAAAACAATGATTTGATATGGCCAAACGAATGCATGTTTTTGTTTGATCAGTTCAGGATAGAAGCAGCAAGTGCGACCTTATTATAGTGCCACTGCCCACTTCTTGGACAATCCTTATCAGATTCGATGTCACACAAGACTTGTTCGCTTCACGTTGTGTTGTCGCAGTTTCTTGCAAACCAGCACCGCCTTGCACGCTAAAAACCGATGCATTCATCGTCACAGGTTTCTACGGAGATGGCTCCGCCGGATTCGCAGCACACAGTTCGACCCCTGGGGATCGGGGAATGGCCATACACGGTCGCCGCGGGCCTGGTCTATACGGCTTGCCACGTGGTCTGGTACATATTCACCCAGACTGGCCACAAGTCGTTCACCCACTTCCGTCTCACTTGCTGCGATGCCTTCCCTTACTCCCACGAAGGGTGCATGGCGAACGTTTGCGAGCCAGCAACGTTCGAGCAGTGCCACACGTGGACGAGGGCGCCCTCGGATGAAAGTGTGTGGGACGGGACGCCATCGGGTGGCACCCTCGCAGGGCCCTCAATTACACCACGAGGCAGAGCCGCAGCATAATACTCCAGGACAAGCTTGGGCTTGACTAGGTGGCACCCTCGCAGGGCCCTCAATTACACCACGAGGCAGAGCCACAGCATAATACTCCAGGACAACCTTGGGCTTGACTACGCGAACTGATCCGGAGACAATGGGGAGCCTGACCATGTCAAGCTAAAGGAGCTGCAGCAGACAGTGTTTAGCAGGCAGCTCGCAGCGGCCTGCTAAACATTGGTTCACTCCCGGGACGCGACAAGTCCAAGATCTCCATACTCAAGGAGGTGGTTCCGGCCGACTTCCCCCGCACACCAGCACTGATTTACGGGCGACTGGGAGGAGGCAAAGTGCTGGCTGGACACCTTTCCGCGGCTCTGCCTGGCTATCACGCCATCACGCGTAGCGCATCTACAGCATATGACATTGCGTAGATTTATGTTATGTTACGTATCTATATTAATGTATGTTATGAATAGTGGTGTATTGTTTTGTTTAATTTATGCGCTTGCAGTTATCTTACCATTGTTCTTGTGGCATCTTGTCTTTATTTTATTTGtgtcaaataaataaacaaaacgcaCATAGGGAACTGGTTTTTGCTTCCGACCTGGAGCATGGGACGGAAGGAAGGGTCCTTAGTTTAGGCACCGCCGCTGGATAAACGAGGTGCGGCCTGCGGCGTGCATGTAAAATGGGTGTGATCCACCACGGCTCCACACGTCGGAGCTGTTGTCTAGCATCGGTATAGAAAATGCGTCTGGAATGCGCTTGGAACACTGTCATGCATGGAAGTCGActcgttccatcgccgatggctagcgccgttcggcccagccaagataTCTCCCAGACATGCCAGACCAGCTCACGCTGGTCACTTGGGGTCCAAGTTCAACAACACAGCCTTCCCGCTGTTCAAAGCCTGTAGGAACACTCCCATGTTGTGTGTTATAATGATGCGTATGCCTTGCAGTGTGGGCATTTGTGCGTGTATAATGTGGGGTTCATGACATTCTCGGGAGTTAGGGATTTGTGGGGTTTTAGTAGTCTTGTATTGAAGTAAATATGGTCTCCCTCTGTTGGCTCCTCTTTGAGGTGTTCAGGTGGCATATGCTTAAGCGGTCTACTGCATGTGCACACTGGCTACTGCGAACGGACTCTTGGCTCAGGGTTCAAATCGTAAGACTGTGGCAGATATGTCAGATTATTAATTGCATAGTTGCGACAGGTCACTTACGAGTACGTGATTATGTTCCCACGACTTCGGTTGGAGCTTATGGCGAGCCTAATAGCTGCTTCAGCTTCGACAATGGTAGTTATTGAAATATAAGCTCTGAACTCCAAGAAGTCACATCTTCCTATTTCAATAACTGATGTGTATTCTTGGAGTTCAGAGTTCATCACATGCTGTGTGAGCGGGTCGGTGCGTGGCTGCGTCTGTGTAGAGAATGTTTTGGAGCTTTCAACAGTATCATTAGAGAAGAGAGTTGTGCTAGTTGGGGTGTATTCCAAGCTTGACATTTTTAACTGGTGCATAAAAGACTGTTGTTTAGAGGAGACTTCGACACAGGACACGACCgtgcacactaaacattttaacacccttaagggtgtaaatcagtttgtctcCGGTGGACACCCTAAGGGTACTGTTGCCTACATtctacagttggggtgctattacAGCACCCTAAAGGAAGGGTGCCCAGCAAAAATAAACTTGAGATGTTAGGGTGCTAGTCTACATTAACACCCATATTCATGGGTGTTGGAAGGGTGTACACCTTTTTATTTCTACAGTACAtggaaggcaggctcagctgtacatgccTTGAATTATGAGCGATCCATGCGTAACTCTCATGTGTACCAGAAGGTGCAAGTTCAGCTACCAAACACAGCGTCCGATACCCCAGCTTGAAGCTTTCATGggcatacacaacatttatacgtgtggatcAGAACAAATATTAGCAATTCGGGGCCAagcctgtcttcactgcacaaatacaacctagCAAATTCTATACTTCTGAGCGTGTTCATCTACATAAATGGTTATTACGATTTCTAGATCTGTATAATACAGACCCGGCAAGACGTGATACAGCATTTTCAAGGAAAatataaatatatttattccatgctagaatacataaaTACACAATACATAAATAACAATCTAAAATGCGCAATCACGAAACGCATTTGTAAGTACAAGAAAACTTGTATTTCCTACAAAAGTATGTTTTTTAAAATATAAGAACTGAACAAATCTGTCCTTATATATATGGTAACACTGAAAGAGCCAGAGTTTGTCTTGAAGAGTTAtgtgccacttaaaggaataaattttcaTTATTAAATTGCAAGTACAAAAAATTCGTTttgatggccttgaaaaaaaaatgtatattacaaaggtcaattagggaagtacatgaaatgcagagcaagcacacaagaaGCACACCTGTTATGTTGTACACCAATGCCATGGAAAAGCATTGCAAAAAGTTGATTTGGAAAGTCAATGTAAAGCTTGACTGGCCAACATTTTCGATAGACTGAAACAATATTCTCCACACATGAACTTGCTTCAATAAGGTTTGAGCCAGGAGCATCATTATGAATTTTTGCTCTTCAGCACGAAAAGGATGTAGAACTTTTTTGGGcacctaaatcatttttttttcaaatgtgaaTAGGAGAGTTCTCCGAGCTAAAAGtgctgtgta
The DNA window shown above is from Dermacentor silvarum isolate Dsil-2018 chromosome 1, BIME_Dsil_1.4, whole genome shotgun sequence and carries:
- the LOC119450733 gene encoding uncharacterized protein LOC119450733; amino-acid sequence: MGACANRQRTLTHDLARIVADPVFVTRHLTPSISPPVRASPNHATSARSMPVSLHMLALGACVNRQRTLTQDLGHVVAAPVFATCHLTPLMSPPARSSTNHATSACPMPVSLHMVSTEMAPPDSQHTVRPLGIGEWPYTVAAGLVYTACHVVWYIFTQTGHKSFTHFRLTCCDAFPYSHEGCMANVCEPATFEQCHTWTRAPSDESVWDGTPSGGTLAGPSITPRGRAAA